The following coding sequences are from one Deltaproteobacteria bacterium window:
- the pilM gene encoding pilus assembly protein PilM, translating into MAKKYTGIEITATAIRTVQLSASGNDLKILSFEEFPLRGKKAGEVLSELANEKKFSEGAFCSGISAHKVFFREASFPFDDKKKIFQALPFTLADTLPFPLKEASYSSYPLKTEKGKTTVKSLVARKDSVNEAEALFSPHLPLSVITAENSALAAPFTPSHGEASQCCMTIHISGDHSILSIIREGDPLFSRTLTKGMETILSDLRAGADLSENEALELLCSGRTSLEEEKVKSAEKSVKNFFNTFIREMELSIRSFGLGKEVISSLMITGAGSEIKGIASYLEEKIDIKVSPPQLKEGISLDPGVRLNDLIVKGTAALGYALIATKSDSINFISKKRWLLESNLYKSLYTKRKMLALGAGILLVLYTINLAISVTYHKKRYLSLKENVRDTFLETLPETKRIQNEEHQLKTALTELEYRVTLLSAGGNMKVVDMLREITTRGPDETTFRITRMRIDDKEIKLEGETAAFEKVEKIKSALGTSPLFDSVEVGGAKASRLQNIVEFQLNIKLAR; encoded by the coding sequence TTGGCAAAAAAATATACAGGCATAGAGATCACCGCCACAGCCATCAGGACCGTTCAGCTATCGGCTTCGGGCAATGATTTGAAGATCCTCTCTTTTGAAGAATTTCCTCTCCGTGGGAAAAAGGCCGGTGAGGTTCTTTCAGAGCTGGCAAATGAAAAAAAGTTTAGCGAAGGCGCCTTTTGCTCGGGTATTTCCGCCCACAAGGTCTTTTTCAGGGAGGCCTCTTTCCCCTTTGACGACAAGAAAAAAATATTTCAGGCCCTCCCCTTTACTCTGGCCGACACCCTTCCCTTTCCCCTGAAAGAGGCCTCCTACAGTTCTTATCCCTTAAAAACAGAAAAAGGAAAAACAACGGTTAAGTCGCTCGTCGCAAGAAAGGATTCGGTAAATGAAGCAGAAGCGCTTTTTTCACCGCATTTGCCTCTCTCCGTCATTACCGCTGAAAACAGCGCCCTTGCTGCGCCCTTTACACCCTCTCATGGTGAAGCGTCACAATGCTGCATGACTATTCACATTTCCGGAGACCACTCTATTTTATCAATTATCAGGGAAGGCGATCCCCTCTTTTCAAGGACACTGACAAAAGGAATGGAGACCATCCTTTCCGATCTCAGGGCCGGGGCAGACTTAAGCGAAAATGAAGCCCTGGAGCTTCTTTGTTCAGGAAGGACTTCCCTTGAAGAAGAGAAGGTGAAAAGCGCAGAAAAATCGGTCAAAAATTTCTTCAATACCTTCATCAGGGAGATGGAACTTAGCATCCGGTCCTTCGGTCTCGGAAAGGAAGTCATATCATCTTTGATGATTACAGGTGCAGGATCGGAAATAAAAGGCATTGCTTCCTATCTGGAAGAAAAAATAGACATCAAGGTTTCACCACCTCAACTGAAAGAGGGGATAAGCCTCGATCCCGGAGTAAGACTGAATGATCTCATCGTAAAGGGTACGGCAGCGCTCGGGTATGCGCTTATCGCCACAAAGTCGGACAGTATAAATTTTATCAGCAAAAAACGCTGGCTGCTGGAAAGTAATTTATACAAATCACTTTATACAAAAAGAAAGATGCTGGCCCTGGGAGCAGGGATACTATTGGTGCTTTATACGATCAACCTTGCCATAAGCGTAACGTACCACAAAAAACGCTATCTATCTCTCAAAGAGAATGTAAGAGACACCTTCCTCGAAACGCTTCCGGAAACAAAGCGGATACAAAACGAAGAACATCAACTCAAAACCGCATTGACGGAGCTTGAATACAGGGTCACCCTTCTTTCCGCCGGTGGAAACATGAAAGTCGTTGACATGCTGAGAGAGATAACGACAAGAGGTCCCGATGAAACAACTTTCAGGATTACCCGCATGAGGATAGACGATAAGGAAATCAAGCTGGAAGGAGAAACGGCAGCCTTTGAAAAGGTTGAAAAAATCAAGTCGGCCCTCGGCACGTCACCTCTCTTTGATTCGGTCGAAGTAGGCGGCGCAAAAGCAAGCAGACTCCAAAACATTGTCGAATTTCAACTCAACATCAAGCTGGCAAGGTAA
- a CDS encoding CBS domain-containing protein yields the protein MSEKTVVRVRDIMKTDFVTIDGIATVSEAREKMKRNNTSVLVVNKRHDDDEYGLVMAGDIAQHVLARDKAPERVNVYEIMTKPVISVHPDMDIRYCSRLFARYGLLRAPVLDGRKVIGTISSNALVLKELS from the coding sequence CGTGACATTATGAAAACCGACTTTGTCACTATAGATGGGATTGCTACAGTCAGTGAAGCACGAGAAAAAATGAAACGCAACAATACTTCAGTGCTGGTTGTAAACAAACGGCATGATGATGATGAATATGGCCTGGTCATGGCCGGTGATATCGCTCAGCATGTTCTTGCCAGGGATAAAGCTCCGGAACGGGTCAATGTTTATGAGATCATGACAAAACCTGTAATATCTGTTCATCCGGATATGGATATTAGATACTGCTCCCGGTTATTTGCCAGGTATGGTTTGCTGCGTGCGCCTGTTTTGGATGGCCGTAAAGTGATCGGTACAATTAGTTCCAATGCCTTAGTTTTGAAAGAGCTTTCCTAA
- the gspK gene encoding type II secretion system minor pseudopilin GspK yields MKIPLTTKAQRSQRIKRGRRTLGELCTLKGINVFVVNKKIKNEKGYALLTVLIILAIMTPLVVNLSYKTMVQITGADYLASKIKSREIARAGLESAILALKKDNRDYDSYLEEWGEFRELSVFSATFFEEGSFTGTIRDEEGKINVNRITAGLDTKDQLTRLFDIIKVDADILDAITDWIDSDNEAELTGAEDNYYSTLDNPYYSRDAPMNNIYELRLIKGVTDDIFLGRNGENPLYNYLSTYGSDGRVNINTANDEVILSLSKDLPVSVAEEIIDYRRGEPFKSADDVKELIGEKDFKIIQGKIKVVSNTFSVTVRGIYRDIRTDIHAVISRQGDNAKIIYYSEA; encoded by the coding sequence TTGAAAATTCCTTTAACCACAAAGGCACAGAGATCACAAAGGATTAAAAGGGGAAGAAGAACTCTTGGTGAACTTTGTACCCTCAAGGGTATAAATGTCTTTGTGGTGAATAAAAAGATAAAGAACGAAAAAGGCTATGCCCTTCTTACCGTCCTCATTATCCTGGCCATAATGACGCCCCTTGTGGTCAACCTGAGCTACAAAACGATGGTGCAGATAACAGGGGCTGACTACCTGGCAAGCAAGATAAAAAGCCGGGAAATCGCCCGGGCCGGTCTTGAGAGCGCCATCCTTGCCCTCAAAAAGGATAACAGGGATTACGACTCCTACCTTGAAGAGTGGGGAGAATTCAGGGAACTTAGCGTTTTTTCGGCCACCTTTTTTGAAGAGGGGAGTTTTACGGGAACCATCCGTGATGAAGAGGGGAAGATTAACGTGAACAGGATAACAGCAGGGCTCGACACGAAAGACCAGCTCACAAGACTCTTTGATATAATTAAAGTCGATGCCGATATTTTAGATGCCATTACCGACTGGATAGACAGCGATAATGAGGCTGAACTGACGGGCGCCGAGGATAATTATTACAGCACCCTCGATAATCCCTATTACTCAAGAGACGCCCCAATGAACAATATCTATGAATTGAGATTGATAAAAGGGGTAACTGATGATATCTTTCTCGGAAGGAATGGAGAAAACCCGCTCTACAATTACCTCTCCACCTATGGAAGTGACGGCAGAGTAAACATCAATACGGCAAATGATGAAGTTATCCTGTCACTGTCTAAAGATCTGCCTGTCTCCGTGGCAGAAGAGATTATAGACTACCGTAGAGGAGAACCCTTCAAAAGCGCCGATGACGTAAAAGAACTGATCGGTGAAAAGGACTTCAAGATAATCCAGGGGAAGATCAAGGTAGTAAGCAATACATTCTCTGTCACAGTAAGGGGAATATACCGGGACATAAGGACAGACATTCATGCCGTCATCAGCCGGCAGGGCGATAATGCAAAAATAATCTACTACAGTGAGGCATAG
- a CDS encoding prepilin-type N-terminal cleavage/methylation domain-containing protein — translation MKVTWKQHKAGEKGFTLLEVMVAIAVISISLIVLLYAQNSNITRSYHSRCLTRAALLGQKILSESSLSEPEPGTWEGKEELDDMTLRWEKRVEPSIVEGMRKLTIRVSWGDEMSGSVFLLETFRAV, via the coding sequence ATGAAGGTTACCTGGAAGCAGCATAAGGCAGGGGAAAAGGGCTTTACACTCCTTGAAGTGATGGTGGCCATTGCCGTCATATCCATCTCTCTCATTGTTCTCCTTTACGCCCAGAATTCCAATATAACAAGGAGCTATCACTCAAGATGCCTCACCAGGGCCGCGCTTCTCGGCCAGAAGATCCTCTCCGAAAGCAGTCTTTCCGAACCGGAACCGGGAACCTGGGAAGGGAAAGAAGAGCTGGATGATATGACACTTAGATGGGAAAAGAGAGTTGAGCCTTCCATTGTGGAAGGCATGAGAAAACTTACCATCAGGGTAAGCTGGGGTGATGAAATGAGTGGCAGCGTATTTCTTCTTGAAACATTCAGAGCGGTTTAG
- a CDS encoding prepilin-type N-terminal cleavage/methylation domain-containing protein, protein MQYPARHYFCAKKISAINKGALKSEAGFTLLEILIAVTVLAFIMTIIYSSFFAISQSEKRVSLSTEVEIKARNLMEMLMRDLSSAVIPRDGTEKKEGTLNYGLYCTQTEKGQKLDFTASLSDSANVIDARLREVGYFLVANERGSYDLVKRIDLTPDDDIQQGGRDLLLMKDLASLAFQFKKNKGDWMDLWDGKERPQAIRITLTLLNDDENEEEFITELPLYGGKVF, encoded by the coding sequence ATGCAATACCCGGCCCGGCATTATTTCTGCGCAAAAAAAATTTCTGCAATAAACAAGGGCGCCTTAAAATCCGAGGCAGGCTTTACACTCCTTGAAATCCTTATTGCCGTCACTGTTCTTGCATTTATTATGACGATCATTTATTCGAGTTTTTTTGCTATTTCCCAATCAGAGAAAAGGGTAAGCCTTTCAACGGAAGTCGAAATCAAGGCGAGAAACCTTATGGAAATGCTCATGCGTGATCTCTCTTCGGCAGTCATTCCCCGGGATGGCACAGAAAAGAAAGAGGGAACCCTCAATTACGGTCTCTACTGCACCCAAACCGAAAAGGGACAAAAACTCGATTTTACAGCCTCCCTCTCTGATTCGGCTAACGTCATTGATGCAAGGCTCAGGGAAGTGGGCTACTTCCTCGTCGCTAACGAAAGAGGAAGTTATGACCTCGTTAAAAGAATCGATTTAACGCCCGATGACGACATTCAGCAGGGAGGACGTGATCTGCTTCTCATGAAGGACCTCGCTTCCCTTGCCTTTCAATTTAAGAAAAATAAAGGCGACTGGATGGACCTGTGGGACGGAAAAGAACGTCCACAGGCAATACGCATTACGCTTACCCTTTTAAATGACGATGAAAATGAAGAGGAATTTATAACGGAACTGCCACTCTATGGGGGGAAGGTATTTTGA